Proteins found in one Limanda limanda chromosome 18, fLimLim1.1, whole genome shotgun sequence genomic segment:
- the arf6a gene encoding ADP-ribosylation factor 6a translates to MGKMLSKIFGNKEMRILMLGLDAAGKTTILYKLKLGQSVTTIPTVGFNVETVTYKNVKFNVWDVGGQDKIRPLWRHYYTGTQGLIFVVDCADRDRIDEARQELHRIINDREMRDAIILIFANKQDLPDAMKPHEIQEKLGLTRIRDRNWYVQPACATTGDGLCEGLTWLTSNYKS, encoded by the coding sequence ATGGGCAAAATGCTGTCAAAGATCTTTGGCAACAAGGAGATGAGAATATTGATGCTTGGACTTGACGCCGCCGGCAAGACCACCATCCTGTACAAGCTGAAGCTGGGACAGTCGGTCACCACCATCCCCACGGTGGGCTTCAACGTGGAGACCGTCACCTACAAGAATGTGAAGTTCAACGTTTGGGACGTGGGTGGGCAGGACAAGATCCGGCCCCTCTGGAGACATTACTACACCGGCACCCAGGGCCTCATTTTCGTGGTGGACTGTGCCGACAGGGACCGGATCGACGAGGCCCGGCAGGAGCTCCACCGCATCATCAACGACCGGGAGATGCGGGACGCCATCATCCTGATCTTCGCCAACAAGCAGGACCTGCCCGACGCCATGAAGCCCCACGAGATCCAGGAGAAGCTGGGCCTGACCCGGATCCGTGATAGGAATTGGTACGTTCAGCCCGCGTGTGCGACCACGGGGGACGGACTATGCGAAGGCCTCACCTGGCTTACCTCAAATTACAAATCTTAA